A part of Pseudoalteromonas arctica A 37-1-2 genomic DNA contains:
- the lolB gene encoding lipoprotein insertase outer membrane protein LolB: protein MIRQYLILFMFFLLLGGCAHQIDTKTTLYDDWKPRLAAQKTWQVEGKLAFISPEERQSANLNWQQTTNSNNLILTTFIGTRILSLKQTVNGAELEFDGDEYFDTNAAELLKRLTGFTLPVDNADNWLKGTIDDQSLVVDELGRAKQVLWFDNTGKKWQIDYGTYVQNAGYWLPTKLTLKHQQIKIKIQLYDWQFK, encoded by the coding sequence TTGATTCGACAATATTTGATTTTATTCATGTTTTTTTTATTATTAGGTGGCTGTGCCCATCAAATTGATACAAAAACAACACTTTATGATGATTGGAAGCCACGTTTAGCTGCTCAAAAAACTTGGCAGGTCGAGGGTAAACTCGCGTTTATAAGCCCAGAAGAGCGTCAATCTGCAAACTTAAATTGGCAGCAAACAACAAATTCCAATAATTTAATACTGACTACTTTTATTGGTACGCGCATTTTGTCACTTAAACAAACAGTAAATGGTGCTGAATTAGAGTTTGACGGTGATGAGTACTTTGATACTAATGCTGCAGAGCTTTTAAAGCGTTTAACAGGTTTTACACTCCCTGTTGATAATGCCGATAATTGGCTTAAGGGCACCATTGACGATCAAAGTTTAGTCGTTGATGAACTAGGCCGTGCTAAGCAAGTATTATGGTTTGATAATACAGGCAAAAAATGGCAAATAGATTACGGCACTTACGTACAAAACGCAGGTTACTGGTTACCAACTAAACTGACGTTAAAGCATCAACAAATAAAAATAAAAATTCAACTCTACGATTGGCAGTTTAAATAA
- the ispE gene encoding 4-(cytidine 5'-diphospho)-2-C-methyl-D-erythritol kinase — protein MNNKTSFSLIAPAKLNLFLHINARREDGYHELETLFTFLNFGDELHFELTTDGGISVGGDTKDIPLNDNLIYKAALLLQTHCKTSLGVKINLIKRLPMGGGVGGGSSDAASTLLALNKLWKLELNLEILAQLGLKLGADVPVFIQGQSAIAHGIGEKLHQVKLEQKWYCVVHPNQHVSTAKIFTHPDLKRDTPKIIGDWKHHTLTNDCEPLVKKLCPEVEKTLQWLLKYAPSKMTGTGSCCFVEFASQVQAQDVLENLPHTWQGFVASSANVSPAHTELTAIFDQ, from the coding sequence ATGAATAACAAAACCTCTTTTTCACTTATTGCTCCGGCAAAACTCAATTTATTTTTACATATTAATGCTCGCCGAGAAGATGGCTATCATGAACTAGAAACCTTATTTACTTTTTTAAATTTTGGTGATGAGTTGCATTTTGAGCTAACAACAGACGGTGGTATTTCTGTCGGTGGTGATACTAAAGACATACCCCTAAATGATAATCTCATCTATAAAGCGGCTTTATTATTACAAACACACTGTAAAACCTCTTTGGGTGTAAAAATAAATTTAATTAAACGCTTACCGATGGGCGGAGGTGTTGGAGGTGGTTCATCCGACGCCGCAAGTACTTTATTAGCCCTAAATAAATTATGGAAATTAGAACTAAATTTAGAAATTCTAGCCCAATTAGGACTTAAATTAGGGGCTGATGTTCCGGTGTTCATACAAGGGCAAAGCGCCATAGCGCATGGTATTGGTGAGAAATTACACCAGGTAAAACTTGAACAAAAATGGTACTGCGTTGTACACCCAAACCAACATGTAAGTACCGCAAAAATATTTACACATCCAGATTTAAAACGCGACACACCAAAAATAATAGGCGATTGGAAACACCATACTTTAACCAACGATTGTGAGCCTTTAGTTAAAAAGCTTTGCCCCGAGGTTGAAAAAACCCTCCAGTGGTTGCTAAAATACGCACCGTCGAAGATGACCGGAACAGGTTCATGTTGTTTTGTCGAATTTGCTAGTCAAGTTCAAGCACAAGATGTACTTGAAAATCTCCCCCATACTTGGCAGGGTTTTGTGGCTTCAAGCGCAAATGTCTCACCTGCTCATACGGAGTTAACCGCCATATTCGATCAATGA
- a CDS encoding ribose-phosphate pyrophosphokinase: MPDMKLFAGNATPELAQKVAKRLYIELGDAVVGRFSDGEISVQINENVRGSDVFILQSTCAPTNDNLMELIVMVDALRRASAGRITAVIPYFGYARQDRRVRSARVPITAKVVADFLSSVGVDRVLTVDLHAEQIQGFFDVPVDNVFGSPVLLEDMKERDFEDVVVVSPDIGGVVRARAIAKLLNDTDLAIIDKRRPQANVSQVMHIIGDVEGRDCIIVDDMIDTGGTLCKAAEALKEHGAKRVFAYATHPILSGKAAENLRDSMIDEVIVTDSIPLSDELKALDKIKVLTLADMLAETIRRISNEESISAMFEH; encoded by the coding sequence GTGCCTGACATGAAGCTCTTCGCTGGTAACGCAACACCTGAGTTAGCTCAAAAAGTTGCAAAACGTTTATATATTGAATTAGGCGATGCTGTTGTTGGCCGTTTTAGCGACGGTGAGATCAGTGTTCAAATAAATGAAAATGTTCGTGGCTCGGACGTTTTTATCTTGCAATCAACCTGTGCCCCTACAAACGATAACCTAATGGAACTTATCGTTATGGTTGATGCTCTACGTCGTGCATCTGCAGGTCGTATTACTGCCGTCATTCCTTATTTTGGTTATGCGCGCCAAGACCGTCGTGTACGTTCTGCTCGTGTTCCAATTACCGCTAAAGTTGTTGCCGATTTCTTATCAAGTGTGGGTGTTGACCGTGTTCTTACGGTTGATTTACACGCTGAACAAATCCAAGGCTTCTTTGATGTACCAGTAGACAACGTATTTGGCAGCCCTGTATTACTTGAAGATATGAAAGAACGCGACTTTGAAGACGTCGTTGTTGTATCTCCAGATATTGGTGGTGTTGTACGCGCACGTGCAATTGCAAAACTACTAAACGATACCGATTTAGCAATCATTGATAAACGTCGCCCTCAAGCAAACGTTTCTCAAGTAATGCACATTATTGGTGACGTTGAAGGTCGTGATTGTATTATCGTAGATGATATGATTGATACCGGTGGTACGTTATGTAAAGCCGCAGAAGCACTTAAAGAACATGGCGCTAAACGCGTATTTGCATACGCAACGCACCCTATTCTTTCAGGTAAAGCAGCAGAAAACTTACGTGACTCGATGATTGACGAAGTAATTGTAACTGACTCAATTCCGCTATCTGACGAGCTTAAAGCCCTTGATAAAATTAAGGTACTTACGCTTGCTGACATGTTAGCAGAGACTATTCGTCGTATTAGTAACGAAGAATCTATCTCAGCGATGTTTGAACACTAA
- a CDS encoding 50S ribosomal protein L25/general stress protein Ctc, which translates to MSNKTYTYNAELRVETGTGASRRLRREDKVPAILYGADKEALSLTFAHKDMIKAQEDEGFYTHILTLNVDGEAVEVILKDIQRHPFKPKLTHLDFQRVDATHKFQTKVPLHFIGEDIVTKAGATVVHQLTEVEITCLPKALPEFIEVDVSKFVVGDSVHISDLTFPKGVSSVDLGKGEGHDQSILTIKANKAAPVEDDAAAAE; encoded by the coding sequence ATGTCTAACAAAACTTATACATATAACGCTGAACTTCGCGTAGAAACTGGTACTGGTGCGAGCCGCCGCCTACGTCGCGAAGACAAAGTTCCTGCAATCCTTTACGGAGCTGACAAAGAAGCTTTATCTCTTACTTTTGCTCATAAAGATATGATCAAAGCACAAGAAGACGAAGGTTTTTACACGCATATCCTTACGCTTAACGTAGATGGCGAAGCTGTTGAAGTAATCTTAAAAGATATCCAACGTCACCCATTCAAGCCTAAGCTTACTCACCTTGATTTCCAACGTGTAGATGCTACTCATAAATTTCAAACTAAAGTTCCTCTTCACTTCATCGGTGAAGATATTGTAACTAAAGCTGGCGCAACTGTTGTTCACCAGTTAACTGAAGTTGAAATTACGTGTCTTCCAAAAGCACTTCCAGAATTCATTGAAGTAGATGTTTCTAAGTTTGTTGTTGGCGATTCTGTTCATATTTCTGACCTTACTTTCCCTAAAGGCGTTAGCTCTGTAGATTTAGGTAAAGGCGAAGGCCATGATCAGTCTATCCTGACTATCAAAGCAAACAAAGCAGCTCCAGTTGAAGACGACGCTGCAGCAGCAGAATAA
- the pth gene encoding aminoacyl-tRNA hydrolase, which translates to MNSIQMLVGLANPGPEYANTRHNAGAWFIEQIAARYNCTLKYDPKYHGLTGKVIIQGQEFKLLIPTTYMNLSGKAVGSLANFFKIPVEDILVAHDELDLDPGVAKLKKGGGHGGHNGLKDIIAKMANQKDFMRLRIGVGHPGHREMVTGWVLGKAAKADQEKMDAAVDEAVRCMEILAKDGVLKAQNRLHSFKP; encoded by the coding sequence TTGAATTCTATTCAAATGCTTGTGGGCCTGGCTAATCCAGGCCCCGAATACGCAAACACACGCCACAATGCAGGTGCTTGGTTCATCGAGCAAATCGCTGCACGCTACAACTGCACCCTAAAATACGATCCTAAATATCACGGCCTTACAGGCAAAGTGATCATTCAAGGCCAAGAATTCAAATTATTGATCCCCACTACTTACATGAATTTAAGTGGTAAAGCGGTCGGTAGTTTAGCTAATTTTTTCAAAATCCCTGTCGAGGACATTTTAGTTGCCCATGACGAATTGGATTTAGACCCAGGCGTTGCCAAGTTAAAAAAAGGCGGCGGGCATGGCGGTCATAATGGTTTAAAAGACATTATTGCAAAAATGGCAAATCAAAAAGACTTTATGCGCTTGCGCATTGGTGTAGGTCATCCGGGGCATCGTGAAATGGTTACTGGTTGGGTGCTTGGAAAAGCGGCCAAAGCAGACCAAGAAAAAATGGATGCTGCTGTTGATGAAGCAGTTCGTTGCATGGAAATACTTGCAAAAGATGGTGTGTTAAAAGCACAAAACAGACTACATTCGTTTAAACCCTAG
- the ychF gene encoding redox-regulated ATPase YchF, giving the protein MGFKCGIVGLPNVGKSTLFNALTKAGIEAANFPFCTIEPNTGVVPVPDPRLDELAKIVNPQRVLTTSMEFVDIAGLVKGASKGEGLGNQFLANIRETDAIGHVVRCFEDENIIHVAGTIDPADDIDVINTELVLADMDSAEKALFRNSKKAKGGDKDAKEQNAVLEKVKVHLDEGLTLRGLALTKEEKAAISSINFLTIKPTMYIANVAEDGFENNPYLDRVRAIAAAEDAIVVPVCAAIESELSELDDEDKLEFMADLGLEEPGLNLVIRGGYELLQLQTYFTAGVKEVRAWTIPVGATAPQAAGKIHTDFERGFIRAQTIAFDDFVAFKGESGAKEAGKMRQEGKEYIVKDGDVMNFLFNV; this is encoded by the coding sequence ATGGGTTTTAAATGTGGCATCGTTGGCTTGCCTAACGTTGGTAAATCAACGCTTTTCAATGCACTAACTAAAGCGGGTATTGAAGCCGCTAACTTTCCTTTTTGTACCATTGAGCCTAATACAGGTGTGGTACCTGTGCCAGATCCTCGTCTAGACGAACTTGCTAAAATAGTTAATCCTCAACGAGTTCTTACCACCAGTATGGAATTTGTAGACATTGCTGGCTTAGTAAAAGGCGCATCTAAAGGTGAAGGCCTTGGTAACCAGTTTTTAGCTAACATTCGTGAAACCGATGCAATTGGCCACGTAGTTCGCTGTTTTGAAGATGAAAACATCATCCACGTAGCAGGCACTATTGACCCTGCTGACGATATTGACGTAATCAACACTGAGTTAGTACTTGCTGATATGGATAGCGCTGAAAAAGCCCTTTTCCGTAATTCAAAAAAAGCAAAAGGTGGCGACAAAGACGCTAAAGAGCAAAATGCTGTACTTGAAAAAGTAAAAGTGCATCTTGACGAAGGCTTAACTTTACGTGGTCTAGCACTAACTAAAGAAGAAAAAGCAGCAATCAGCTCTATTAACTTCTTAACGATTAAACCAACAATGTATATTGCAAACGTTGCTGAAGATGGTTTTGAAAATAACCCATACCTTGACCGCGTACGCGCTATTGCCGCAGCTGAAGATGCGATTGTTGTTCCTGTATGTGCCGCTATCGAGTCTGAGCTTTCAGAACTAGATGACGAAGACAAGCTAGAGTTTATGGCTGATCTTGGTCTAGAAGAGCCAGGTCTTAACCTTGTTATTCGCGGTGGTTATGAATTACTACAATTACAAACTTATTTCACAGCTGGCGTAAAAGAAGTACGCGCATGGACAATCCCTGTAGGTGCAACAGCACCACAAGCAGCGGGTAAAATCCATACCGACTTCGAGCGTGGTTTTATTCGTGCGCAAACGATCGCTTTTGACGACTTTGTTGCCTTTAAAGGTGAGAGTGGTGCAAAAGAAGCAGGCAAGATGCGTCAAGAAGGTAAAGAGTACATCGTTAAAGATGGCGATGTAATGAACTTCTTGTTCAACGTATAA
- a CDS encoding putative bifunctional diguanylate cyclase/phosphodiesterase: MDNFFTVIIILGALLLVASLKTTVKVCKKTSQRAWSVLLCAIIFFIIGYWWILYYFSNHDIAPVVMNMVAMLLLGGGGFVFLVIKLSLKSILKIEQATQYQKYQTEHDNLTTLPNRDKFFKSLSKQVEYPSPFSLFYIDLNNFKQINDAFGHQCGDQLLAAFANKLNKELCGIAKLYRIGGDEFAFLLHTDTDESMNYCVNIINSAVKSPFCTNEQMVKIQLSIGVSRFPDDSRLPDQLLKKADLALHEAKKTFQPLVNYSSAIGKRAEDFFDLSAKIKVALHKDEFELYLQPIMDSKDLQLHGLEALIRWPQDDGSFISPEKFITVAERTGLIFPLSKWVVQEAVNHIRKLKLFGCTGTIHVNLSTKDIESSEFYDFIISLLATDPTLSDSLIFEITEGAMMTNIPAARKMMQQLSMRGFKFSVDDFGTGFSSLSLLRELPINQIKIDQSFVKDMLTNSPDYAIVESTLFLASRLNCDVVAEGIETKEVEQALLSLNCDYLQGYLYSKAINIDEFINVYLSAEKVS; this comes from the coding sequence GTGGATAATTTTTTTACAGTAATAATTATTTTAGGTGCGCTACTACTTGTTGCTAGCTTAAAAACAACCGTTAAAGTTTGCAAAAAAACATCGCAAAGAGCATGGAGTGTACTGCTATGCGCTATTATTTTTTTTATTATAGGGTATTGGTGGATACTTTATTATTTTTCAAACCACGACATTGCACCCGTCGTTATGAATATGGTGGCTATGTTGTTACTTGGCGGTGGTGGGTTTGTTTTTTTAGTTATTAAACTGAGCTTAAAAAGTATTCTTAAAATAGAGCAAGCAACGCAGTATCAAAAATATCAAACTGAGCACGATAACTTAACAACTCTACCTAACCGCGATAAATTTTTTAAATCTTTAAGTAAACAAGTTGAATATCCTTCCCCATTTTCACTATTTTATATCGACTTAAATAACTTTAAACAAATTAATGATGCGTTTGGGCATCAGTGTGGTGACCAACTTTTGGCTGCATTTGCCAATAAATTAAATAAAGAATTATGCGGTATTGCTAAGTTATATCGAATAGGTGGCGATGAGTTTGCTTTTTTATTGCATACCGATACAGATGAAAGCATGAATTATTGTGTAAACATTATAAACTCAGCCGTCAAAAGTCCGTTTTGTACGAATGAGCAAATGGTTAAAATACAATTAAGTATAGGCGTAAGCCGTTTTCCTGATGATAGCCGATTGCCCGATCAGCTATTAAAAAAAGCTGACTTGGCACTGCATGAAGCTAAAAAAACATTTCAACCTTTGGTAAATTACTCATCTGCAATAGGTAAACGAGCTGAGGACTTTTTTGATTTATCAGCCAAAATTAAAGTGGCATTACATAAAGATGAGTTTGAGCTTTATTTACAACCCATAATGGACTCTAAAGATCTGCAATTACATGGCCTAGAAGCGCTTATCCGATGGCCGCAAGATGATGGTAGCTTTATTAGTCCAGAAAAGTTTATAACCGTAGCTGAGCGTACAGGGCTTATTTTTCCTTTATCGAAATGGGTTGTACAAGAAGCCGTTAATCATATTAGAAAGCTCAAGCTATTTGGTTGCACCGGTACTATACATGTCAATTTATCAACGAAAGATATTGAAAGCAGCGAGTTTTACGATTTTATAATTAGTTTACTCGCAACCGACCCTACATTAAGCGACTCGTTAATTTTTGAAATTACAGAAGGTGCAATGATGACAAATATACCGGCTGCTAGAAAAATGATGCAACAGTTGAGTATGCGCGGGTTTAAATTTAGTGTTGATGACTTTGGTACTGGCTTTTCGTCACTGTCGTTATTAAGAGAGCTGCCAATTAATCAAATAAAAATTGATCAGTCGTTTGTCAAAGATATGCTTACTAACTCGCCTGATTACGCCATTGTAGAATCTACATTGTTTTTAGCGAGTCGATTAAATTGCGATGTAGTTGCTGAGGGAATAGAAACTAAAGAGGTAGAACAGGCGTTGTTGAGTCTTAACTGTGATTATTTACAAGGGTATTTATATAGCAAAGCAATAAATATAGATGAATTTATAAATGTTTATTTAAGTGCAGAAAAAGTAAGTTGA
- a CDS encoding FAD-dependent monooxygenase yields the protein MLLGISSGIKQINFDTIKTDSSNNKMMKNMTKNNVIVVGGGMVGAAMAIKLAQQGFGVRIIEKHLIDPSHILSSDKVDIRVSAINRFSENLLDELGAMPLLRQNRIAPYQQLEAFERGGDNLLFDCADINTTHLGHLIENSLIQASLWQQFGHYKIEVIEQSLPVTKIEQTDDLITLVYGDQTYTADLVIAADGGQSQLRDKANIGITGWQYQQHCMGVLIKLDAPQQIKTWQQFTPSGPLAFLPMQAPYANLIWYDDANTLQAFKGLSPTQLKTHILNKFPELAGDFEVQTHAVFPLTRQHANNYSQGRLVLVGDAAHTINPLAGQGVNLGFQDVVALAEVLNEAGDIGCPLKLKEYERARRRANLLMMSMMDACYFGFSNQITPLKWARSQFLKMANNTGPIKNWVLKYAISGDLG from the coding sequence GTGCTGTTAGGGATATCCTCTGGTATAAAACAAATTAATTTTGATACAATCAAAACAGACTCAAGTAATAATAAAATGATGAAAAACATGACCAAAAATAATGTGATAGTGGTTGGCGGGGGCATGGTTGGCGCAGCTATGGCGATAAAGCTGGCTCAGCAAGGCTTTGGTGTGCGCATAATTGAAAAACACCTAATAGACCCATCGCACATTCTTAGTAGCGATAAGGTGGATATTAGGGTGTCTGCTATTAATCGTTTTTCAGAAAATTTACTTGATGAATTAGGGGCAATGCCTCTATTAAGGCAAAACCGCATTGCACCATATCAACAATTAGAGGCTTTTGAGCGCGGTGGTGACAATTTATTATTTGATTGCGCCGACATAAACACGACACATTTAGGCCACTTGATTGAAAATAGTTTAATTCAAGCAAGCTTGTGGCAGCAATTTGGGCATTATAAGATTGAGGTTATTGAGCAATCATTGCCGGTAACTAAAATAGAGCAAACGGATGATTTAATTACGCTTGTGTATGGTGATCAAACCTATACGGCTGATTTAGTAATTGCCGCCGATGGTGGGCAATCGCAGCTGCGCGATAAGGCGAATATTGGTATTACGGGTTGGCAGTACCAACAGCATTGCATGGGGGTGTTAATTAAACTCGATGCACCGCAACAAATTAAAACATGGCAACAGTTTACACCAAGTGGGCCGTTAGCATTTTTACCAATGCAGGCACCGTACGCTAATTTAATTTGGTACGACGATGCAAATACATTGCAAGCATTTAAAGGGCTAAGCCCAACTCAGTTAAAAACGCACATTCTGAATAAATTCCCAGAACTTGCTGGAGACTTTGAAGTACAAACCCATGCAGTATTTCCGCTTACTCGCCAACATGCTAATAATTATTCGCAAGGGCGCTTGGTTTTAGTAGGCGACGCTGCACATACAATTAATCCCCTTGCTGGGCAGGGCGTTAATTTAGGTTTTCAGGACGTAGTGGCACTTGCTGAGGTTTTAAACGAAGCAGGAGATATAGGTTGCCCACTAAAACTTAAAGAATACGAGCGAGCTCGCCGCAGGGCTAATTTATTAATGATGAGCATGATGGACGCGTGTTACTTTGGGTTTTCTAATCAAATTACGCCACTTAAATGGGCACGCAGCCAGTTTTTAAAAATGGCTAATAATACGGGGCCGATAAAAAACTGGGTTTTAAAATACGCAATTAGTGGTGATTTAGGCTAA
- the miaB gene encoding tRNA (N6-isopentenyl adenosine(37)-C2)-methylthiotransferase MiaB produces MSKKLHIKTWGCQMNEYDSQKMAELLDATNGYQLTDDATDADVILLNTCSIREKAQEKVFHQLGRWKLLKDDKPDLIIGVGGCVASQEGDSIRQRAPFVDVIFGPQTLHRLPEMIKQVQGNKGSSVVDISFPEIEKFDRLPEPKADGPSAFVSIMEGCSKYCTFCVVPYTRGEEVSRPVDDVLLEIAQLAEQNVREVNLLGQNVNAYRGDTHDGEICYFSDLIRLIAAIDGIDRIRYTTSHPVEFTPDIIDVYADVPELVDHLHLPVQSGSDRILNLMKRGHTAIEYKSTIRKLRKIRPNLSMSSDFIIGFPGESKEDFEATMKLISDIGFDMSFSFIYSARPGTPAADLPDDVTEQEKKERLYLLQNRITQMAQQISRQMFDTEQRILVEGPSKKNPMELRGRTENNRVVNFVGPHTVIGQFVDVRITEALPNSLRGDLIRTESEMNLRREIAPSAILTKAAAAEPKPDTVNEIGVATFVP; encoded by the coding sequence ATGAGCAAAAAGCTGCATATTAAAACCTGGGGTTGTCAGATGAACGAATACGACTCTCAGAAAATGGCTGAACTTTTAGATGCCACCAACGGCTACCAGCTAACTGATGATGCAACAGATGCCGACGTAATCTTACTTAACACCTGTTCAATTCGTGAAAAAGCACAAGAAAAAGTATTTCACCAGTTAGGTCGTTGGAAGTTGTTAAAAGACGATAAGCCAGACTTAATAATTGGTGTAGGTGGTTGTGTTGCCTCACAAGAAGGTGACTCTATTCGCCAACGCGCACCATTTGTAGATGTTATTTTTGGCCCGCAAACATTGCATCGTTTACCAGAAATGATTAAACAAGTGCAAGGCAACAAAGGCTCATCGGTTGTTGATATTTCATTCCCAGAGATTGAAAAGTTTGACCGCCTGCCAGAGCCAAAAGCGGATGGCCCATCTGCGTTTGTATCAATTATGGAAGGCTGTTCTAAATACTGTACTTTTTGTGTTGTACCGTATACTCGCGGCGAAGAAGTTAGCCGCCCAGTAGATGACGTACTACTTGAAATCGCACAGCTTGCTGAGCAAAACGTACGTGAAGTAAACCTACTAGGCCAAAACGTAAACGCATACCGCGGCGACACGCACGATGGCGAAATATGTTACTTCTCAGATTTAATTCGTCTTATTGCTGCTATTGATGGTATTGACCGTATTCGTTACACCACATCGCACCCGGTAGAATTTACGCCTGATATAATCGACGTTTACGCTGATGTACCAGAGCTTGTAGATCACTTACACCTACCAGTACAAAGTGGTTCAGACCGTATATTAAACCTAATGAAACGTGGCCATACGGCAATTGAATACAAATCGACAATTCGTAAGTTACGCAAAATTCGTCCTAACTTAAGCATGTCGTCAGATTTCATTATTGGTTTCCCAGGCGAAAGTAAAGAAGACTTTGAAGCGACCATGAAGCTTATTAGCGACATTGGTTTTGATATGAGCTTTAGCTTTATTTACAGTGCCCGCCCAGGTACGCCAGCGGCAGATTTGCCAGATGACGTAACAGAGCAAGAGAAAAAAGAACGCTTATACTTACTACAAAACCGTATTACACAAATGGCGCAGCAAATTAGCCGTCAAATGTTCGATACAGAGCAACGTATACTTGTTGAAGGTCCTTCTAAAAAGAACCCAATGGAATTACGTGGCCGTACCGAAAATAACCGTGTAGTAAATTTTGTTGGCCCGCACACAGTGATCGGACAGTTTGTTGACGTACGTATTACCGAAGCACTACCTAACTCTTTACGTGGTGACTTAATTCGTACAGAATCAGAAATGAACTTACGACGTGAAATCGCTCCTTCAGCTATTTTAACTAAAGCTGCAGCTGCAGAGCCAAAACCAGACACTGTTAACGAAATTGGCGTAGCTACTTTCGTTCCTTAG
- a CDS encoding PhoH family protein: protein MSNQLKTLEIYLEPADNKRLSSLCGPFDENIKQIERHLAVEIIHRDNFFKVTGKLHNCAGAVEILKNLYVDTQPVRGVLGEIEPEAVHLAITESKALEQDASSSAYGKEMVIKTRRGVIKPRNDNQGVYVANILNHDITFGIGPAGTGKTYLAVAAAVDALERQEIRRILLTRPAVEAGEKLGFLPGDLSQKIDPYLRPLYDALFEMLGFEKVEKLIEKNIIEVAPLAYMRGRTLNDAFIILDESQNTTAEQMKMFLTRIGFNSKAVITGDITQVDLPRGTRSGLRHAMEVLDGVNEISFNYFKAQDVVRHPVVARIVEAYERNDESERLKRIEKQNAKDALAALQQPTTKE, encoded by the coding sequence TTGAGTAATCAGTTAAAAACATTAGAGATTTATTTAGAACCTGCCGATAACAAACGCCTTTCTTCTTTATGTGGCCCGTTTGACGAAAACATCAAACAAATTGAACGCCACCTGGCTGTTGAAATAATTCACCGTGACAACTTTTTTAAAGTAACCGGTAAACTACACAACTGCGCCGGCGCTGTAGAAATCTTAAAAAACCTTTATGTTGATACTCAGCCAGTTCGTGGTGTTTTAGGCGAAATAGAACCCGAAGCCGTTCATTTAGCTATTACCGAATCAAAAGCCCTAGAGCAAGACGCATCAAGCAGCGCTTACGGCAAAGAAATGGTGATTAAAACGCGCCGTGGTGTTATTAAACCACGTAACGATAACCAAGGTGTTTATGTGGCTAATATTTTAAACCACGACATTACCTTTGGTATTGGCCCTGCTGGTACTGGTAAAACCTACCTTGCAGTTGCTGCCGCCGTTGACGCCCTTGAGCGCCAAGAAATACGCCGCATATTATTAACGCGCCCTGCTGTAGAAGCCGGCGAAAAGCTTGGTTTTTTACCAGGTGATTTAAGTCAAAAAATAGACCCATATCTGCGCCCTCTTTACGACGCTCTTTTTGAAATGCTAGGTTTTGAAAAAGTAGAAAAACTCATCGAAAAAAATATCATTGAAGTCGCTCCGCTTGCTTACATGCGCGGACGCACTTTAAACGATGCCTTTATTATTTTAGATGAAAGCCAAAATACCACCGCTGAGCAAATGAAAATGTTTTTAACCCGTATAGGGTTTAACTCAAAAGCGGTTATTACAGGCGATATAACACAGGTCGATTTACCTCGTGGAACACGTTCAGGCCTTCGCCATGCAATGGAAGTACTTGATGGCGTAAACGAAATTAGCTTTAACTACTTTAAAGCCCAAGATGTAGTACGCCACCCTGTTGTAGCACGCATAGTTGAAGCCTACGAGCGAAACGACGAAAGCGAGCGACTAAAGCGCATTGAAAAGCAAAATGCAAAAGACGCACTTGCTGCTCTTCAACAGCCTACTACTAAAGAGTAA
- the ybeY gene encoding rRNA maturation RNase YbeY encodes MTTELDLQIACEFDNLPSEEQFALWADKALSQYRDESELSIVISDEAQSQQLNNDYRGKNKPTNVLSFEFEAPPGIDIPLVGDLIICPAIVLAEAIEQEKSFHDHFAHMVIHGCLHLLGFDHIKSDDALEMESIEKQLLAELNIADPYRDDI; translated from the coding sequence TTGACAACCGAACTTGATTTACAAATAGCCTGTGAGTTTGACAACCTCCCGAGCGAAGAGCAATTTGCACTGTGGGCCGACAAAGCCCTTAGCCAATACCGTGACGAGTCAGAACTCAGTATCGTTATTAGCGACGAAGCGCAATCGCAACAACTTAATAACGACTATCGCGGTAAAAATAAACCGACCAACGTACTGTCGTTCGAATTTGAAGCACCACCAGGAATAGATATTCCTTTGGTTGGTGATTTAATTATTTGCCCAGCCATTGTATTAGCTGAAGCAATTGAGCAAGAGAAGTCATTTCATGACCACTTTGCTCACATGGTTATTCACGGATGCTTGCATTTGCTTGGATTTGACCATATAAAGAGTGACGATGCTTTAGAGATGGAAAGCATCGAAAAGCAATTACTTGCAGAGCTAAACATAGCAGACCCATACCGGGACGATATTTAA